The following coding sequences are from one Streptomyces sp. V3I7 window:
- a CDS encoding peptidylprolyl isomerase, whose product MSENVYFDITINDEPAGRIVFKLFDDVVPRTTKNFRELATGEHGFGYAGSPFHRVIPQFMLQGGDFTRGNGTGGKSIYGEKFADENFNLKHDRPYLLSMANAGPNTNGSQFFVTTVKTPWLDGKHVVFGEVVEGKELVDKIEGLGSQSGATSATIKVSDSGTV is encoded by the coding sequence ATGAGCGAGAACGTCTACTTCGACATCACCATCAACGACGAGCCGGCCGGCCGGATCGTGTTCAAGCTGTTCGATGACGTGGTGCCGCGTACCACCAAGAACTTCCGTGAACTGGCCACCGGTGAGCACGGCTTCGGCTACGCCGGTTCGCCCTTCCACCGCGTCATCCCGCAGTTCATGCTGCAGGGCGGCGACTTCACCCGGGGCAACGGCACCGGCGGCAAGAGCATCTACGGCGAGAAGTTCGCGGACGAGAACTTCAACCTGAAGCACGACCGCCCCTACCTGCTGAGCATGGCGAACGCGGGCCCGAACACCAACGGCTCGCAGTTCTTCGTCACCACGGTCAAGACCCCGTGGCTGGACGGCAAGCACGTCGTCTTCGGCGAGGTCGTCGAGGGCAAGGAGCTGGTCGACAAGATCGAGGGCCTGGGCAGCCAGAGCGGCGCCACCTCCGCCACCATCAAGGTCTCGGACAGCGGCACGGTCTGA